In Xyrauchen texanus isolate HMW12.3.18 chromosome 32, RBS_HiC_50CHRs, whole genome shotgun sequence, the following proteins share a genomic window:
- the si:ch211-1a19.2 gene encoding Ig mu chain C region secreted form has translation MKMGVLITSLLLLGIVFGEKDQINPMFSRGLRIIVEVPRVIVDHPVTPNVHLLLPVRVQRKPSETVTLACVITGLQSKAVKITWIVNGETGSKKHASTPQVHREPGGTFTAVGLFSVLSHKWSRENMYECKVTYRGAFYYDKVQSSLCSPPDIF, from the exons ATGAAAATGGGTGTGCTGATTACCTCTCTGCTTCTGCTTGG CATTGTATTTGGTGAGAAGGACCAAATTAACCCCATGTTTAGCAGAGGACTTCGAATTATTGTGGAAG TTCCACGTGTTATTGTTGATCATCCGGTGACTCCAAATGTGCACCTTCTTCTACCTGTCAGAGTTCAGAGGAAGCCCTCTGAGACAGTCACACTTGCATGTGTCATCACTGGATTACAGTCCAAAGCAGTAAAGATCACATGGATAGTAAACGGAGAAACAGGCTCCAAAAAACATGCCAGCACACCACAGGTGCACAGAGAGCCTGGAGGTACATTCACTGCTGTGGGACTGTTCTCAGTTCTGTCTCATAAATGGAGTCGTGAGAATATGTATGAGTGTAAGGTAACATACAGAGGAGCCTTTTACTATGATAAGGTACAGTCTTCTCTCTGCAGTCCTCCTGATATATTTTAA
- the si:ch211-1a19.3 gene encoding uncharacterized protein si:ch211-1a19.3, giving the protein MASSKSSQTTRNIVIACLALWSIISLIIIVVWATSPEMKGASQCRTEMQALTETHEEAKIVWIKDRRALETLVRQGWRNQSILQNQIDQYKEQLRLLNVSLESSQQENAFLNSNITLLESKIEEYKSMKGNLTAEILLQKDQIEALEHNLTLKAQELESCEALQIAAKQLQNVAEKQTQACETSKQYLQKQLTKCKNLDQHEHGTVEYHLNLNDNSAQGTITSSVALVSILCLSLLFVQ; this is encoded by the exons ATGGCAAGCTCAAAATCGTCCCAGACTACGCGAAACATTGTGATTGCCTGCCTGGCATTGTGGTCAATCATCTCCCTTATCATTATTGTGGTATGGGCCACTTCGCCTGAGATGAAAGGAGCCAGCCAATGTCGCACAGAGATGCAAGCCCTCACAGAAACACACGAAGAGGCAAAGATTGTGTGGATCAAAGACCGAAGAGCCCTGGAGACCCTGGTGAGACAGGGATGGAGGAATCAGTCTATCCTACAAAATCAAATCGACCAGTACAAGGAGCAGTTGCGATTACTCAACGTGTCTCTTGAGTCCAGCCAGCAGGAAAAT GCCTTTTTGAATAGTAACATAACCTTATTGGAGAGCAAGATTGAAGAATACAAAAGCATGAAGGGGAACCTCACTGCTGAAATCCTCCTGCAGAAAG ACCAGATTGAAGCCCTGGAACATAATTTGACATTGAAGGCCCAGGAGTTGGAGTCATGTGAGGCTTTACAAATCGCTGCCAAACAGCTCCAAAATGTTGCAGAGAAGCAGACACAGGCCTGCGAGACCAGCAAGCAATATTTACAGAAACAACT CACAAAGTGCAAAAACCTGGACCAACATGAACATGGGACTGTTGAATACCATCTTAATCTCAATGACAATTCAGCCCAAGGAACCATTACAAGTAGTGTTGCACTGGTCTCAATCCTTTGCCTCAGTCTGCTCTTCGTACAAT AG